One region of Baekduia soli genomic DNA includes:
- a CDS encoding TIM44-like domain-containing protein — MSDVISTLLLAAAGGGSGGFGGGGGGRGGGSGFSGSGGGSGGGGGVLGLLVIIVLVLLVLGASALTAWRYRRRRRVRAVRTERAAAEAATDDADFDPATVRQQATLLFGEIQRRWSANDIEGLERLVGPDLMVEWRRRLKDFARKGWRNVCEPHDDPTIEYLGLVNREGDDEDRVIVRVTAVLDDYVLDDTGTIVLKDGEDDRTTTLREWWTLQPPGERWRLLSIEQDAEGRHHLDGPLVPTPWADARVGDDALVETAVADALPHGVAVAEIAPAQLDPDARAAALDLALADGRFAPDVLEVAVRRAVDAWVEAVDGADDALEALADRDAIDALLYGGDATRRTRVVLRGAHVQHVVIDALDPRAQPPTMTVSVDVRGRVYVEDRDTADVVGGSRSGEREARQRWTFALTGEPETPWRLARVV, encoded by the coding sequence ATGAGCGACGTGATCAGCACCCTCCTGCTCGCCGCGGCGGGCGGCGGCAGCGGCGGCTTCGGTGGCGGCGGCGGAGGACGAGGCGGCGGCAGCGGGTTCTCCGGCAGCGGAGGCGGCTCGGGCGGGGGCGGCGGCGTCCTCGGGCTGCTCGTCATCATCGTCCTGGTGCTCCTCGTCCTGGGCGCGAGCGCGTTGACGGCCTGGCGCTATCGCCGCCGGCGTCGCGTGCGGGCCGTGCGCACCGAGCGCGCGGCCGCCGAGGCGGCCACCGACGACGCCGACTTCGACCCGGCCACCGTCCGCCAGCAGGCCACGCTGCTGTTCGGCGAGATCCAGCGGCGGTGGTCGGCCAACGACATCGAGGGCCTCGAGCGGCTCGTCGGCCCCGACCTCATGGTCGAGTGGCGCCGGCGCCTGAAGGACTTCGCTCGCAAGGGCTGGCGCAACGTGTGCGAGCCGCACGACGACCCGACGATCGAGTACCTGGGCCTGGTCAACCGCGAGGGCGACGACGAGGACCGGGTGATCGTCCGCGTCACGGCGGTCCTGGACGACTACGTGCTCGACGACACCGGCACGATCGTGCTCAAGGACGGCGAGGACGACCGGACGACGACGCTGCGGGAGTGGTGGACGCTGCAGCCGCCCGGCGAGCGCTGGCGGCTGCTCTCGATCGAGCAGGACGCCGAGGGTCGCCACCACCTCGACGGCCCGCTCGTCCCGACGCCGTGGGCCGACGCGCGGGTCGGCGACGACGCGCTGGTGGAGACCGCCGTCGCCGACGCGCTGCCCCACGGCGTCGCGGTCGCCGAGATCGCCCCGGCGCAGCTGGACCCCGACGCCCGCGCCGCGGCCCTGGACCTCGCGCTCGCCGACGGGCGCTTCGCCCCCGACGTCCTGGAGGTCGCCGTGCGGCGCGCGGTCGACGCCTGGGTCGAGGCCGTCGACGGCGCCGACGACGCGCTGGAGGCGCTGGCCGACCGCGACGCCATCGACGCGCTGCTCTACGGCGGCGACGCCACGCGGCGCACCCGCGTCGTCCTGCGCGGCGCCCACGTGCAGCACGTCGTCATCGACGCCCTGGACCCGCGCGCGCAGCCACCGACGATGACGGTGTCCGTCGACGTGCGCGGCCGCGTCTACGTCGAGGACCGCGACACCGCCGACGTCGTCGGCGGCAGCCGCAGCGGCGAGCGCGAGGCCCGCCAGCGCTGGACGTTCGCCCTGACGGGTGAGCCCGAGACGCCGTGGAGGCTGGCCAGGGTGGTGTAG
- a CDS encoding MFS transporter, whose amino-acid sequence MRARHVLLAVAAGLALADASVVTLALPQLLRELDTSVEGVASILGVYTVVLAAALLPAERLSRVAGAPRTAAAGMLVFAAASVVCGAGSSLGLLLAARGVQAVGGAAALVAVFALLEPRGAAGAHGRRLWLGAAVLASAVGPALGGALTEAFSWRSIFYVQAPVAALAAVVALREPAPAPAVGRPETESGEDRWRAGPAIGLALVSAALTAVLFLLVLLLVAGWDVAPLSAAAAVTVIPLGALAGARIGGDARLRAGAGCGLVAAGVLALAFLPDARLLWTVVPQAAAGLGMGLALPALGGELLPERDARDAARLLVLRHAGIALALLVLAPIVSADLTSSTDRARERGVAIVLDARLSPADKLRLAPDLLAGVNEDQPRRGLRAALAQGRASITTGDRAAYDALAHATDATLVLAVGEAFRTGFLVTGALALLAALALAPGPRPARGTALGLAAVAAVVVVVPLAYLGLHAAVAPTPVALRDPCRPRPLPGTGGVEGFLQDRALELLDTTACHAGSTREELVLALADDGDRRRFERAHGVDPRALSTVLSALLG is encoded by the coding sequence ATGCGCGCCCGTCACGTCCTGCTCGCCGTTGCCGCCGGCCTCGCGCTCGCCGACGCCTCGGTCGTCACGCTCGCGCTGCCCCAGCTCCTGCGCGAGCTCGACACCTCCGTGGAGGGCGTGGCGTCGATCCTCGGCGTCTACACCGTGGTGCTCGCCGCCGCACTGCTGCCCGCCGAGCGCCTGTCGCGGGTCGCCGGCGCGCCGCGCACCGCGGCGGCCGGGATGCTCGTGTTCGCCGCGGCCTCCGTGGTCTGCGGCGCCGGGAGCTCCCTGGGCCTGCTGCTCGCCGCCCGCGGCGTGCAGGCCGTCGGCGGCGCCGCGGCACTGGTCGCCGTCTTCGCACTGCTCGAGCCGCGCGGCGCCGCGGGCGCCCACGGCCGCCGCCTGTGGCTCGGGGCCGCCGTGCTGGCCTCGGCGGTCGGGCCGGCGCTCGGCGGCGCCCTGACCGAGGCGTTCTCGTGGCGATCGATCTTCTACGTGCAGGCGCCCGTCGCGGCACTGGCGGCCGTCGTCGCGCTGCGCGAGCCGGCGCCGGCACCGGCCGTCGGGCGGCCGGAGACCGAATCGGGCGAGGACCGCTGGCGGGCCGGGCCCGCGATCGGGCTGGCGCTGGTCTCCGCGGCCCTGACCGCCGTCCTGTTCCTGCTGGTCCTGCTGCTCGTCGCGGGCTGGGACGTCGCGCCGCTGAGCGCGGCCGCAGCGGTCACGGTCATCCCGCTGGGGGCGCTGGCGGGCGCGCGGATCGGCGGCGACGCGCGCCTGCGCGCCGGCGCAGGGTGCGGCCTGGTCGCCGCCGGCGTGCTGGCGCTGGCGTTCCTGCCCGATGCCCGACTGCTGTGGACCGTCGTGCCCCAGGCCGCGGCCGGGCTCGGGATGGGCCTGGCGCTGCCGGCGCTGGGCGGAGAGCTGCTCCCGGAGCGCGACGCCCGCGACGCCGCGCGCCTGCTCGTCCTGCGCCACGCCGGGATCGCGCTGGCGCTCCTGGTCCTCGCGCCGATCGTCTCCGCCGACCTCACGTCCTCGACCGACCGGGCCCGCGAGCGCGGCGTCGCGATCGTCCTCGACGCCAGGCTCTCGCCCGCCGACAAGCTGCGGCTGGCGCCCGACCTGCTGGCCGGCGTCAACGAGGACCAGCCGCGGCGCGGGCTGCGTGCGGCGCTGGCGCAGGGCCGCGCGTCGATCACGACGGGTGACCGTGCCGCCTACGACGCCCTGGCCCACGCCACCGACGCGACGCTGGTGCTCGCGGTGGGCGAGGCGTTCCGCACCGGGTTCCTGGTCACCGGCGCGCTGGCGCTCCTGGCCGCGCTGGCGCTGGCCCCCGGGCCGCGCCCGGCCCGGGGGACGGCGCTCGGGCTGGCGGCGGTCGCGGCGGTGGTCGTCGTCGTCCCGCTGGCCTACCTGGGCCTGCACGCGGCGGTGGCGCCGACCCCGGTCGCGCTGCGCGACCCGTGCCGGCCCCGGCCGCTGCCGGGCACCGGCGGCGTGGAGGGCTTCCTGCAGGACCGGGCGCTCGAGCTGCTGGACACGACGGCCTGCCACGCCGGCTCGACGCGCGAGGAGCTCGTCCTCGCGCTCGCCGACGACGGCGACCGGCGACGCTTCGAGCGTGCGCACGGGGTCGATCCCCGCGCGCTGTCGACGGTCCTGTCGGCCCTGCTCGGCTGA
- a CDS encoding Crp/Fnr family transcriptional regulator, which produces MSTQAMTQRPLISILDADPEMGAGLSGDARELARRHAVAIVHALPTGPFDFPSPNGESAAPAVGLLVLDGLITRDVELAKRSTTELLGQGDIIRPWDDEASLEPLPGSVSWAVLEPARVAVLDRRFAAVAGRWPSMLDMLVQRTIRRSRQLSVQRAIAQVPRVDARVLVLLWLLADRWGRVSPQGVRVPLALTHETIGKLVGARRPSVTTALGVLTRRGLVERTDTGWLLHGDPHEALPELL; this is translated from the coding sequence GTGTCCACCCAGGCAATGACCCAACGTCCGCTGATCTCGATCCTCGATGCCGATCCCGAGATGGGTGCCGGCCTCAGCGGGGACGCGCGCGAGCTCGCGCGTCGCCACGCGGTCGCGATCGTCCACGCGCTCCCGACGGGACCGTTCGACTTCCCCTCGCCCAACGGTGAGAGCGCCGCGCCCGCCGTGGGCCTGCTCGTCCTCGACGGGCTGATCACGCGGGACGTCGAGCTCGCCAAGCGCTCGACCACCGAGCTCCTCGGCCAGGGCGACATCATCCGCCCGTGGGACGACGAGGCCTCCCTGGAGCCGCTGCCCGGCAGCGTCTCGTGGGCGGTGCTCGAGCCCGCGCGGGTCGCCGTCCTGGACCGCCGCTTCGCCGCCGTCGCCGGGCGATGGCCGTCCATGCTCGACATGCTCGTCCAGCGCACGATCCGCCGCTCGCGGCAGCTCTCGGTGCAGCGCGCGATCGCCCAGGTCCCACGCGTCGATGCCCGGGTGCTGGTGCTGTTGTGGCTGCTCGCCGACCGCTGGGGCCGCGTCTCGCCGCAGGGCGTGCGCGTGCCGCTGGCGCTGACGCACGAGACGATCGGCAAGCTCGTCGGCGCCCGCCGGCCGTCGGTCACGACCGCGCTGGGCGTCCTGACCCGCCGCGGCCTCGTCGAGCGCACCGACACGGGCTGGCTGCTGCACGGCGATCCGCACGAGGCACTGCCCGAGCTGCTGTAG
- a CDS encoding YqgE/AlgH family protein: MGSLQGHLLLASPALADPNFARTVVAIANHDDAGALGIVLNRPSDTEVSEAVPELDGVVDDDEVVYVGGPVEPAAIVVLAEFEDPGEAAFLVVDAIGLVSDSTGLQRLGDATAQRRIFAGYAGWGPGQLEAEIEREDWIVEPARAEDVFAPDAPDLWGRILDRKGGQFRLLARMPVDPTVN, translated from the coding sequence ATGGGCTCGTTGCAGGGTCACCTCCTCCTCGCCTCCCCCGCCCTCGCGGATCCGAACTTCGCGCGGACCGTCGTCGCCATCGCCAACCACGACGACGCCGGCGCACTGGGCATCGTGCTCAACCGGCCCAGCGACACGGAGGTCTCCGAGGCCGTGCCCGAGCTCGACGGCGTGGTCGACGACGACGAGGTCGTCTACGTCGGCGGCCCCGTGGAGCCGGCGGCGATCGTCGTCCTGGCGGAGTTCGAGGACCCGGGCGAGGCCGCGTTCCTCGTCGTCGACGCCATCGGGCTCGTCTCCGACAGCACGGGCCTGCAGCGCCTCGGCGACGCGACGGCGCAGCGGCGGATCTTCGCCGGCTACGCCGGGTGGGGCCCCGGCCAGCTCGAGGCCGAGATCGAGCGCGAGGACTGGATCGTCGAGCCCGCGCGCGCCGAGGACGTCTTCGCCCCCGACGCCCCCGACCTGTGGGGCCGCATCCTGGATCGCAAGGGCGGCCAGTTCCGCCTCCTCGCCCGGATGCCGGTGGACCCGACGGTCAACTGA
- a CDS encoding coiled-coil domain-containing protein translates to MAKKKPTRPARPAKGAEPTTAQLRQEYYARRAAEQALEQMGLRLDERPAPKGDAHWWADTRDALDRLEILHAVWRFTGLTGYAPEPEDFDPDAGWPTASEVEAVFGSWDKMLDASGIDDAVFGELIERALAAHEGLAAREKELELRVRKLEEEERKIPELRRREEVARAKREEADGARQEAEAVRDAALRERDALAARVTALEAQADALHAAAQADADARAGGADVELLEEMERALAQQAAGQQARDELHERMERLRAEREGDRRTITELTRLLARVDTRASDAAPAEEDEAPPATVLEAVQRAAAEARHLRFAPKAFETAAESPFRRPGLVLRTLRGLDELAGRYIAGDMGRSLGQAAAEHGITQWRPDVAETTRKRYEDDYTFALEGSSRKLWVGPHIGLGSGSGAQFIARIYLHVSDGSDPEVPRGIIVAVVGRHLPDTTT, encoded by the coding sequence GTGGCGAAGAAGAAGCCCACGCGCCCGGCGCGCCCCGCCAAGGGCGCCGAGCCGACGACCGCCCAGCTGCGCCAGGAGTACTACGCGCGGCGGGCCGCCGAGCAGGCGCTGGAGCAGATGGGGCTGCGGCTCGACGAGCGCCCCGCGCCCAAGGGCGACGCGCACTGGTGGGCCGACACGCGCGACGCGCTGGACCGCCTGGAGATCCTGCACGCCGTCTGGCGCTTCACGGGCCTGACGGGCTACGCCCCCGAGCCCGAGGACTTCGACCCCGACGCGGGCTGGCCGACGGCCAGCGAGGTCGAGGCCGTCTTCGGCTCGTGGGACAAGATGCTCGACGCCTCCGGGATCGACGACGCGGTGTTCGGCGAGCTGATCGAGCGCGCGCTGGCCGCCCACGAGGGGCTGGCGGCGCGCGAGAAGGAGCTCGAGCTGCGGGTGCGCAAGCTCGAGGAGGAGGAGCGCAAGATCCCCGAGCTGCGCCGCCGGGAAGAGGTCGCCCGGGCCAAGCGCGAGGAGGCCGACGGCGCGCGCCAGGAGGCCGAGGCCGTCCGCGACGCCGCGCTGCGCGAGCGCGACGCCCTCGCCGCGCGCGTCACCGCGCTGGAGGCCCAGGCCGACGCACTGCACGCCGCCGCGCAGGCCGACGCCGACGCCCGCGCCGGCGGGGCCGACGTCGAGCTGCTGGAGGAGATGGAGCGCGCGCTGGCCCAGCAGGCCGCCGGGCAGCAGGCGCGCGACGAGCTGCACGAGCGCATGGAGCGCCTGCGCGCCGAGCGCGAGGGCGACCGGCGCACGATCACCGAGCTGACCCGGCTGCTGGCCCGCGTCGACACGCGCGCCTCCGACGCCGCCCCGGCCGAGGAGGACGAGGCGCCCCCGGCCACGGTCCTGGAGGCCGTGCAGCGCGCCGCGGCCGAGGCGCGGCACCTGCGCTTCGCCCCCAAGGCCTTCGAGACCGCCGCCGAGTCGCCGTTCCGCCGGCCCGGGCTCGTGCTGCGCACGCTGCGCGGCCTGGACGAGCTCGCCGGGCGCTACATCGCCGGCGACATGGGCAGGTCGCTCGGCCAGGCCGCGGCCGAGCACGGGATCACGCAGTGGCGCCCCGACGTCGCCGAGACCACGCGCAAGCGCTACGAGGACGACTACACGTTCGCGCTGGAGGGCTCGAGCCGGAAGCTGTGGGTCGGCCCGCACATCGGACTGGGCTCCGGGTCGGGCGCGCAGTTCATCGCCCGGATCTACCTGCACGTGAGCGACGGCAGCGACCCCGAGGTCCCGCGCGGGATCATCGTCGCGGTGGTCGGGCGCCATCTGCCCGACACGACGACCTAG
- the trhA gene encoding PAQR family membrane homeostasis protein TrhA produces MTLTALVAPGAARVSAVVYGGGLCALFAASGVYHRWPWNPRWRPMLRRLDHSTIFVFIAASYTPVALLVMHGALRWAILGAAWTGAAVGIVLSLAWITAPRAVSAGCYLALGWVSVAALPQLISGLPIAPLVLLASGGVLYTVGAVVYATRRPDPWPRTFGFHEVFHLLVIAAAAVQFVALAGWVFPAG; encoded by the coding sequence GTGACGCTCACGGCGCTCGTCGCGCCGGGCGCCGCGCGCGTCAGCGCCGTCGTCTACGGCGGCGGTCTGTGCGCGCTGTTCGCCGCCAGCGGCGTCTACCACCGCTGGCCCTGGAACCCGCGCTGGCGCCCCATGCTGCGCCGCCTGGACCACAGCACGATCTTCGTCTTCATCGCCGCGTCCTACACGCCGGTGGCGCTGCTGGTCATGCACGGCGCGCTGCGCTGGGCGATCCTCGGCGCGGCCTGGACCGGCGCCGCGGTCGGGATCGTCCTCAGCCTGGCGTGGATCACCGCCCCGCGCGCGGTCAGCGCGGGCTGCTACCTCGCGCTGGGCTGGGTCTCGGTCGCCGCGCTGCCCCAGCTCATCTCCGGGCTGCCGATCGCCCCGCTGGTCCTGCTGGCCTCCGGGGGCGTGCTCTACACGGTGGGCGCGGTCGTCTACGCGACCCGGCGCCCGGACCCGTGGCCGCGGACGTTCGGCTTCCACGAGGTCTTCCACCTGCTGGTGATCGCCGCCGCCGCCGTGCAGTTCGTGGCCCTGGCCGGCTGGGTGTTCCCCGCCGGCTGA
- a CDS encoding acyl-CoA dehydrogenase family protein: MASTAEAPHDEGAGPAEPQFTLALTQDQKDLREWVHGFAEGVVRPAAHEWDEREETPWPIIQEAAKIGLYGFESIQQFAADPTGLTMPIVQEELFWGDAGIGMAIMGTGLAAAAIAGQGTWEQVLEWIPQCYGTPDDVKVGAFCASEPNAGSDVSNIRTSARYDAATDTWVLNGQKAWATNGGIADVHVIIAQTDRELGSRGHAAFVVPISTPGIEQGAKVKKHGLRASHTADIHLDDCRIPGANLLGGKEKLDERLARVREGKKGKTQAAMATFEATRPVVGAQALGVARAAYEYALDYAKEREQFGRRIIENQSIAFALANMKMEIDAARLLVWRASWMARNNLPFEHAEGSMSKLKAGEVAVWATERAIQILGGNGYTREYPVERWHRDAKIYTIFEGTSEMQQLVIARAISGIRIP; the protein is encoded by the coding sequence ATGGCCAGCACCGCCGAGGCACCCCATGACGAGGGCGCAGGCCCCGCCGAGCCCCAGTTCACCCTCGCCCTCACCCAGGACCAGAAGGACCTGAGGGAGTGGGTCCACGGGTTCGCCGAGGGCGTCGTGCGCCCCGCGGCCCACGAGTGGGACGAGCGTGAGGAGACGCCGTGGCCGATCATCCAGGAGGCCGCGAAGATCGGCCTCTACGGCTTCGAGTCCATCCAGCAGTTCGCCGCCGATCCGACCGGGCTCACGATGCCCATCGTCCAGGAGGAGCTCTTCTGGGGCGACGCCGGGATCGGCATGGCCATCATGGGCACCGGCCTGGCCGCCGCGGCCATCGCCGGGCAGGGCACCTGGGAGCAGGTCCTCGAGTGGATCCCCCAGTGCTACGGGACGCCCGACGACGTCAAGGTCGGCGCGTTCTGCGCCTCGGAGCCCAACGCCGGGTCCGATGTCTCCAACATCCGGACGAGCGCGCGCTACGACGCGGCGACCGACACGTGGGTGCTCAACGGCCAGAAGGCGTGGGCGACGAACGGCGGCATCGCCGACGTCCACGTCATCATCGCCCAGACCGACCGCGAGCTGGGCTCGCGCGGCCACGCCGCGTTCGTCGTGCCGATCTCCACGCCCGGCATCGAGCAGGGCGCCAAGGTCAAGAAGCACGGGCTGCGCGCCTCGCACACCGCCGACATCCACCTCGACGACTGCCGCATCCCGGGCGCCAACCTGCTCGGCGGCAAGGAGAAGCTCGACGAGCGCCTGGCGCGCGTCCGCGAGGGCAAGAAGGGCAAGACGCAGGCCGCGATGGCGACGTTCGAGGCCACCCGTCCGGTCGTCGGCGCGCAGGCGCTGGGCGTCGCCCGCGCCGCGTACGAGTACGCGCTGGACTACGCCAAGGAGCGCGAGCAGTTCGGCCGCAGGATCATCGAGAACCAGTCCATCGCGTTCGCGCTGGCCAACATGAAGATGGAGATCGACGCGGCCCGGCTGCTCGTGTGGCGCGCGTCGTGGATGGCCCGCAACAACCTGCCCTTCGAGCACGCAGAGGGGTCGATGAGCAAGCTCAAGGCCGGCGAGGTCGCCGTGTGGGCGACCGAGCGAGCGATCCAGATCCTCGGCGGCAACGGCTACACGCGGGAGTACCCCGTCGAGCGCTGGCACCGCGACGCCAAGATCTACACCATCTTCGAGGGCACGAGCGAGATGCAGCAGCTGGTCATCGCGCGGGCCATCTCGGGCATCCGGATCCCCTAG
- a CDS encoding TetR/AcrR family transcriptional regulator, producing the protein MRTRAAHLGPQLRRPLLLDAALPLFARDGYDAVSMQAIADAAGVSKPVLYSCFDSKDELFAVLQRREERKLWERVEASVPQPGDPGDREELLRHGLAALLHAVQAEPDAFRVIYLQRQGDDRVQRGREAWERRMAEVLVSWSGVPEREAGVLGRLLVALAEIGFRIQLEEPGAWEADALADYLASVMTRGIGTG; encoded by the coding sequence GTGCGCACCCGCGCCGCCCATCTCGGGCCGCAGCTGCGCCGGCCGCTCCTGCTCGACGCGGCGCTGCCGCTCTTCGCCCGCGACGGCTATGACGCGGTGTCGATGCAGGCGATCGCCGACGCCGCCGGGGTCTCCAAGCCCGTGCTCTACTCGTGCTTCGACTCCAAGGACGAGCTGTTCGCCGTGCTCCAGCGCCGAGAGGAGCGCAAGCTCTGGGAGCGCGTCGAGGCGTCGGTGCCCCAGCCCGGCGACCCGGGCGACCGCGAGGAGCTCCTGCGCCATGGGCTCGCCGCGCTGCTGCACGCGGTGCAGGCCGAGCCCGACGCGTTCCGCGTCATCTACCTTCAGCGCCAGGGCGACGACCGCGTCCAGCGCGGTCGCGAGGCCTGGGAACGCCGGATGGCCGAGGTCCTGGTCTCGTGGAGCGGCGTGCCCGAGCGCGAGGCCGGCGTCCTGGGCCGCCTGCTCGTGGCGCTGGCCGAGATCGGCTTCCGCATCCAGCTCGAGGAGCCCGGGGCGTGGGAGGCCGACGCCCTGGCGGACTACCTGGCGAGCGTGATGACGCGGGGGATCGGGACGGGCTGA
- a CDS encoding HIT family protein, whose product MACTFCAIAAGDLPASIVLQDDDHVAFLDTRPLFHGHTLLVPRAHVATLPDLPPAAVGPYFERVQRLSVAVRDAMDATGTFVAMNNVVSQSVPHLHCHVVPRRFKDGLRGFFWPRTTYADDAEREAVAAAVRGALGA is encoded by the coding sequence ATGGCCTGCACCTTCTGCGCGATCGCCGCCGGCGACCTGCCCGCGTCGATCGTCCTGCAGGACGACGACCATGTCGCCTTCCTGGACACCCGCCCGCTGTTCCACGGCCACACGCTGCTGGTGCCGCGCGCCCACGTCGCGACGCTGCCCGACCTGCCGCCGGCCGCGGTCGGTCCGTACTTCGAGCGGGTGCAGCGCCTGAGCGTCGCGGTCCGCGACGCGATGGACGCGACGGGGACGTTCGTGGCGATGAACAACGTGGTCTCCCAGAGCGTGCCCCACCTGCACTGCCACGTCGTGCCGCGCCGGTTCAAGGACGGCCTGCGCGGGTTCTTCTGGCCGCGCACCACGTACGCCGACGACGCGGAGCGCGAGGCGGTGGCGGCGGCGGTGCGGGGGGCGCTGGGCGCCTAG
- a CDS encoding gamma-glutamyl-gamma-aminobutyrate hydrolase family protein (Members of this family of hydrolases with an active site Cys residue belong to MEROPS family C26.), whose protein sequence is MTFDTILTEQTVPLTRRLTRMVGDVQTAEDLCQETFARAVAGAPAGAPAPVLRAWLHRTGRNLALDELRRRRRRDHVPLHAELASPAAHPEPDGPRAALARLTPHQRLVLLLRFEAGLSLREIGDLLDIGEDAARKRVARARAAFADVHAALSGDDTRPTVLLLLGHEDPGPYEAWLRAAGARVRTLDGTRAGLDLAGADALVLGGSERDIHPALYGHPAGPHLLGTDLTRHLRDLAALRAALAADLPVLGVCSGAQLLNVLHGGDLHQHLPAAGFDHLDHREAHGVRTLHGTLTHRILGGAPEVVSEHHQAVQRLGRGLRVTSVADDGLVEALEVPGRRFALGVQWHPERCASGAGAGLAEALLQAAA, encoded by the coding sequence ATGACCTTCGACACGATCCTCACCGAGCAGACCGTCCCGCTGACGCGGCGCCTGACCCGCATGGTCGGCGACGTGCAGACCGCGGAGGACCTGTGCCAGGAGACCTTCGCCCGCGCCGTCGCGGGCGCCCCGGCCGGGGCGCCCGCCCCGGTCCTGCGCGCCTGGCTGCACCGCACGGGACGCAACCTCGCCCTCGACGAGCTGCGCCGCCGCCGGCGCCGCGACCACGTGCCGCTGCACGCCGAACTCGCGAGCCCCGCCGCCCACCCCGAGCCCGACGGCCCGCGCGCCGCGCTCGCCCGCCTCACCCCGCACCAGCGCCTCGTGCTCCTGCTGCGCTTCGAGGCCGGGCTGTCGTTGCGCGAGATCGGCGACCTCCTGGACATCGGCGAGGACGCCGCCCGCAAGCGCGTGGCGCGCGCCCGCGCCGCGTTCGCCGACGTCCACGCGGCGCTGTCGGGCGACGACACGCGCCCGACGGTCCTGCTCCTGCTCGGCCACGAGGACCCGGGGCCCTACGAGGCGTGGCTGCGCGCCGCCGGCGCCCGCGTCCGCACGCTGGACGGCACGCGCGCCGGCCTGGACCTCGCCGGCGCCGACGCGCTGGTCCTCGGCGGCAGCGAGCGCGACATCCACCCCGCGCTCTACGGCCACCCGGCCGGGCCGCACCTGCTGGGCACCGACCTCACGCGCCACCTGCGCGACCTGGCCGCGCTGCGCGCCGCGCTGGCCGCCGATCTGCCGGTGCTCGGCGTCTGCTCGGGCGCGCAGCTGCTCAACGTCCTGCACGGCGGCGACCTGCACCAGCACCTGCCCGCGGCCGGCTTCGACCACCTCGACCACCGCGAGGCCCACGGCGTCCGCACGCTGCACGGGACGCTGACGCACCGCATCCTCGGCGGCGCGCCGGAGGTCGTCTCCGAGCACCACCAGGCCGTGCAGCGCCTCGGCCGCGGGCTGCGCGTGACCTCCGTCGCCGACGACGGCCTGGTCGAGGCGCTCGAGGTCCCCGGCCGGCGCTTCGCGCTCGGCGTCCAGTGGCACCCCGAGCGCTGCGCCTCCGGCGCGGGCGCGGGGCTGGCCGAGGCGCTGCTGCAGGCGGCGGCGTAG